The Zootoca vivipara chromosome 16, rZooViv1.1, whole genome shotgun sequence genome has a segment encoding these proteins:
- the VAMP1 gene encoding vesicle-associated membrane protein 1 isoform X2: MSDPAQQPGTGQEGEENAGGPPGAPPNLTSNRRLQQTQAQVEEVVDIMRVNVDKVLERDQKLSELDERADALQAGAQVFESSAAALKRKYWWKNCKMMIMLGVICAIVVIAIALYFFT, from the exons AT GTCTGATCCAGCTCAGCAACCAGGGACGGGgcaagaaggggaagaaaatgcTGGAGGCCCCCCTGGAGCGCCCCCAAATTTGACCAGCAATCGCCGCCTGCAACAGACCCAAGCGCAGGTGGAAGAA GTGGTGGATATTATGCGTGTGAATGTGGACAAAGTCTTGGAGCGAGACCAGAAGCTATCGGAATTAGATGAAAGAGCAGATGCGCTCCAAGCTGGTGCTCAAGTATTCGAAAGCAGTGCAGCAGCGCTCAAGAGAAAGTATTGGTGGAAGAACTGTAAG ATGATGATCATGCTGGGAGTGATCTGTGCCATTGTGGTCATCGCAATTGCAC TCTACTTTTTTACCTGA
- the MRPL51 gene encoding large ribosomal subunit protein mL51, which produces MAAALLLSAARGLLGRSLLAPEVSRPFSTGIPNQIRVKEPPRPEPVDRWTEKRALFGVYDNIGILGDFKAHPKDLIRGPKWLRGFRGNELQRCIRKKKMVGDQMFLDDYHNLNKRIRYLYRRYNRTGNVR; this is translated from the exons ATGGCGGCGGCGCTGCTCTTGTCAGCCGCGCGGGGCTTGTTGGGCCGCAGTTTGCTTGCTCCCGAAGTGAGCCGGCCATTCAGCACAG GAATCCCTAACCAAATTCGTGTGAAGGAGCCCCCCCGCCCCGAACCAGTCGATCGATGGACAGAGAAACGAGCATTGTTTGGGGTCTATGACAATATCGGCATTCTGG GGGACTTTAAGGCCCACCCCAAGGACCTGATCAGAGGCCCCAAATGGTTACGTGGCTTTCGGGGGAATGAGCTTCAGAGGTGCATCCGCAAAAAGAAAATGGTGGGTGACCAAATGTTCTTGGACGATTACCACAACCTGAACAAGAGGATTAGATATTTGTACAGGCGTTATAACCGCACTGGGAACGTTCGCTAG
- the VAMP1 gene encoding vesicle-associated membrane protein 1 isoform X1, producing the protein MSDPAQQPGTGQEGEENAGGPPGAPPNLTSNRRLQQTQAQVEEVVDIMRVNVDKVLERDQKLSELDERADALQAGAQVFESSAAALKRKYWWKNCKMMIMLGVICAIVVIAIAQPISLISPHLPPPRGDA; encoded by the exons AT GTCTGATCCAGCTCAGCAACCAGGGACGGGgcaagaaggggaagaaaatgcTGGAGGCCCCCCTGGAGCGCCCCCAAATTTGACCAGCAATCGCCGCCTGCAACAGACCCAAGCGCAGGTGGAAGAA GTGGTGGATATTATGCGTGTGAATGTGGACAAAGTCTTGGAGCGAGACCAGAAGCTATCGGAATTAGATGAAAGAGCAGATGCGCTCCAAGCTGGTGCTCAAGTATTCGAAAGCAGTGCAGCAGCGCTCAAGAGAAAGTATTGGTGGAAGAACTGTAAG ATGATGATCATGCTGGGAGTGATCTGTGCCATTGTGGTCATCGCAATTGCAC AGCCCATCTCCTTGAtctccccccaccttcctccaccTCGGGGGGATGCCTAG
- the VAMP1 gene encoding vesicle-associated membrane protein 1 isoform X3 translates to MSDPAQQPGTGQEGEENAGGPPGAPPNLTSNRRLQQTQAQVEEVVDIMRVNVDKVLERDQKLSELDERADALQAGAQVFESSAAALKRKYWWKNCKMMIMLGVICAIVVIAIAPCCEGADSVCMLTATHQHFICRAHLLDLPPPSSTSGGCLEENRNTEALRWFGQTSPVSAELGWRSATHLKRIRGPFCFVMLLSLWGGNTVRCLKSPLDLFWTRSWF, encoded by the exons AT GTCTGATCCAGCTCAGCAACCAGGGACGGGgcaagaaggggaagaaaatgcTGGAGGCCCCCCTGGAGCGCCCCCAAATTTGACCAGCAATCGCCGCCTGCAACAGACCCAAGCGCAGGTGGAAGAA GTGGTGGATATTATGCGTGTGAATGTGGACAAAGTCTTGGAGCGAGACCAGAAGCTATCGGAATTAGATGAAAGAGCAGATGCGCTCCAAGCTGGTGCTCAAGTATTCGAAAGCAGTGCAGCAGCGCTCAAGAGAAAGTATTGGTGGAAGAACTGTAAG ATGATGATCATGCTGGGAGTGATCTGTGCCATTGTGGTCATCGCAATTGCAC CATGCTGCGAAGGTGCTGACTCTGTTTGCATGCTCACTGCCACGCACCAGCATTTCATTTGCAGAGCCCATCTCCTTGAtctccccccaccttcctccaccTCGGGGGGATGCCTAGAGGAGAACAGGAACACCGAAGCTCTCCGCTGGTTTGGACAAACCTCTCCTGTCTCAGCGGAGCTGGGCTGGCGAAGCGCAACACACCTGAAGAGGATCCGGGGTCCGTTTTGTTTTGTGATGCTGCTGTCGCTTTGGGGAGGAAACACAGTAAGGTGTTTAAAGAGCCCTCTTGATCTCTTCTGGACAAGATCTTGGTTTTGA